In the Oncorhynchus nerka isolate Pitt River linkage group LG2, Oner_Uvic_2.0, whole genome shotgun sequence genome, one interval contains:
- the LOC115125838 gene encoding polypyrimidine tract-binding protein 1-like isoform X2 has product MEGHKLDADLYPMGPGYVTDIDVSVGTKRGSDELFSSYIMTPANGNDSKKFKGEMRSPSAPSRVIHLRQLPGDIQDSEVISMGMPFGKVTNLLMMKGKNQAFLEMNTVDQAQTMVNYYATVTPLIRQQPVFMQYSNHKELKTDNSPNQVRVQAALQAVNAVQGGTMLGSTMSGMGGVMGATMSIGGGEMGARGMATQSPVLRVIVENLFYPVTLEVLHQIFSKYGSVLKIITFTKNNQFQALVQYADPMTAQHTKMSLDGQNIYNGCCTLRVSFSKLTSLNVKFNNDKSRDYTRPDLSTGEHHNPQPGMDQHAMAAAAFGSPGLISASPYGHGFPQAFTLQQAAGLSMPGALASFGMGPGGMAASRLGLQALGGGGGQAGVLLVSNLNPESVTPNCLFILFGVYGDVMRVKILFNKKDNALVQMADGTQAQLAMSHLNGVRLHGRSLRVSMSKHTTVQLPREGHEDQGLTKDYATSPLHRFKKPGSKNYNNIYPPSGTLHLSNIPPAVGEEDLKALFSSSGASVTAFKFFQKDRKMALIQMSSVEEAVECLIEFHNHDLGDNHHLRVSFSKSTI; this is encoded by the exons ATGGAAGG ACACAAGTTAGATGCTGATCTGTATCCTATGGGACCTGGCTACGTCACAGACATAGA tgtctcaGTGGGTACCAAG AGGGGATCTGATGAACTCTTCTCCTCCTACATCATgaccccag CCAACGGTAATGACAGTAAGAAGTTCAAAGGTGAGATGCGGAGCCCCAGCGCTCCATCGCGTGTCATCCACCTGCGCCAGCTGCCCGGGGACATCCAGGATTCTGAGGTCATCAGCATGGGAATGCCCTTTGGGAAGGTCACCAACCTTCTGATGATGAAGGGAAAGAACCAG gcattcCTGGAGATGAACACTGTGGACCAGGCTCAGACCATGGTGAACTACTACGCTACGGTCACCCCCCTCATCAGACAGCAGCCTGTATTCATGCAGTATAGCAACCACAAGGAACTCAAGACCGACAACTCACCTAACCAAGTA AGAGTCCAGGCAGCACTGCAGGCGGTGAATGCTGTCCAGGGTGGCACCATGTTGGGCTCTACCATGTCTGGTATGGGGGGTGTAATGGGTGCTACCATGTCAattggagggggagagatgggagccAGAGGCATGGCCACCCAGAGCCCTGTCCTTAGAGTCATAGTAGAAAACCTCTTCTACCCCGTCACACTGGAAGTCCTGCACCAG ATCTTCTCCAAGTATGGGTCTGTTCTGAAGATCATCACCTTCACTAAGAACAACCAGTTCCAGGCTCTGGTCCAATACGCTGACCCCATGACGGCACAGCACACCAAAATG tCTCTAGACGGTCAGAACATCTATAACGGTTGCTGTACTCTAAGGGTGAGTTTCTCCAAGCTGACCAGCCTCAACGTGAAGTTTAACAACGATAAGAGCCGTGACTACACCAGACCTGACCTTTCTACTGGAGAGCATCACAACCCTCAGCCTGGAATGGACCAGCACGCGATGGCTGCTGCCGCCTTCG GGTCTCCAGGTCTGATCTCAGCGTCTCCGTATGGACACGGATTCCCCCAGGCCTTCACTCTACAGCAGGCAGCAG GTTTGTCTATGCCCGGTGCCTTGGCGTCATTCGGTATGGGTCCAGGGGGCATGGCCGCTAGTCGTCTCGGCCTGCAAGCCCTCGGCGGTGGAGGAGGACAAGCTGGCGTCCTATTGGTCAGCAACCTCAACCCAGAG AGCGTTACACCAAACTGCCTCTTTATTCTCTTTG gTGTGTATGGCGACGTGATGAGAGTGAAGATTCTGTTCAATAAGAAGGACAACGCTCTGGTCCAGATGGCTGATGGCACACAGGCTCAGCTAG CGATGAGCCACCTGAACGGGGTGCGTCTTCATGGCCGGTCTCTACGTGTCTCCATGTCTAAACACACCACCGTACAGCTGCCCAGAGAAG GCCATGAGGACCAGGGGTTGACTAAGGACtatgccacctctcctctccaccgtTTTAAGAAGCCTGGCTCCAAAAActacaacaacatctaccctCCCTCTGGCACACTGCACCTCTCCAACATacc tcctGCAGTAGGGGAGGAGGATCTGAAGGCACTGTTCAGCAGTTCAGGAGCTTCAGTCACGGCCTTCAAGTTCTTCCA GAAGGACCGTAAGATGGCTCTGATCCAGATGAGCTCAGTGGAGGAAGCTGTTGAGTGTCTCATCGAGTTCCACAACCATGACCTGGGAGATAACCACCACCTCAGAGTGTCTTTCTCCAAATCTACCATCTAa
- the LOC115125838 gene encoding polypyrimidine tract-binding protein 1-like isoform X1, which translates to MEGHKLDADLYPMGPGYVTDIEEMHPAVFGVTQMSNPPFLSLPSVSVGTKRGSDELFSSYIMTPANGNDSKKFKGEMRSPSAPSRVIHLRQLPGDIQDSEVISMGMPFGKVTNLLMMKGKNQAFLEMNTVDQAQTMVNYYATVTPLIRQQPVFMQYSNHKELKTDNSPNQVRVQAALQAVNAVQGGTMLGSTMSGMGGVMGATMSIGGGEMGARGMATQSPVLRVIVENLFYPVTLEVLHQIFSKYGSVLKIITFTKNNQFQALVQYADPMTAQHTKMSLDGQNIYNGCCTLRVSFSKLTSLNVKFNNDKSRDYTRPDLSTGEHHNPQPGMDQHAMAAAAFGSPGLISASPYGHGFPQAFTLQQAAGLSMPGALASFGMGPGGMAASRLGLQALGGGGGQAGVLLVSNLNPESVTPNCLFILFGVYGDVMRVKILFNKKDNALVQMADGTQAQLAMSHLNGVRLHGRSLRVSMSKHTTVQLPREGHEDQGLTKDYATSPLHRFKKPGSKNYNNIYPPSGTLHLSNIPPAVGEEDLKALFSSSGASVTAFKFFQKDRKMALIQMSSVEEAVECLIEFHNHDLGDNHHLRVSFSKSTI; encoded by the exons ATGGAAGG ACACAAGTTAGATGCTGATCTGTATCCTATGGGACCTGGCTACGTCACAGACATAGA GGAAATGCATCCTGCCGTCTTTGGAGTAACTCAGATGAGTaaccctccttttctctctctccccagtgtctcaGTGGGTACCAAG AGGGGATCTGATGAACTCTTCTCCTCCTACATCATgaccccag CCAACGGTAATGACAGTAAGAAGTTCAAAGGTGAGATGCGGAGCCCCAGCGCTCCATCGCGTGTCATCCACCTGCGCCAGCTGCCCGGGGACATCCAGGATTCTGAGGTCATCAGCATGGGAATGCCCTTTGGGAAGGTCACCAACCTTCTGATGATGAAGGGAAAGAACCAG gcattcCTGGAGATGAACACTGTGGACCAGGCTCAGACCATGGTGAACTACTACGCTACGGTCACCCCCCTCATCAGACAGCAGCCTGTATTCATGCAGTATAGCAACCACAAGGAACTCAAGACCGACAACTCACCTAACCAAGTA AGAGTCCAGGCAGCACTGCAGGCGGTGAATGCTGTCCAGGGTGGCACCATGTTGGGCTCTACCATGTCTGGTATGGGGGGTGTAATGGGTGCTACCATGTCAattggagggggagagatgggagccAGAGGCATGGCCACCCAGAGCCCTGTCCTTAGAGTCATAGTAGAAAACCTCTTCTACCCCGTCACACTGGAAGTCCTGCACCAG ATCTTCTCCAAGTATGGGTCTGTTCTGAAGATCATCACCTTCACTAAGAACAACCAGTTCCAGGCTCTGGTCCAATACGCTGACCCCATGACGGCACAGCACACCAAAATG tCTCTAGACGGTCAGAACATCTATAACGGTTGCTGTACTCTAAGGGTGAGTTTCTCCAAGCTGACCAGCCTCAACGTGAAGTTTAACAACGATAAGAGCCGTGACTACACCAGACCTGACCTTTCTACTGGAGAGCATCACAACCCTCAGCCTGGAATGGACCAGCACGCGATGGCTGCTGCCGCCTTCG GGTCTCCAGGTCTGATCTCAGCGTCTCCGTATGGACACGGATTCCCCCAGGCCTTCACTCTACAGCAGGCAGCAG GTTTGTCTATGCCCGGTGCCTTGGCGTCATTCGGTATGGGTCCAGGGGGCATGGCCGCTAGTCGTCTCGGCCTGCAAGCCCTCGGCGGTGGAGGAGGACAAGCTGGCGTCCTATTGGTCAGCAACCTCAACCCAGAG AGCGTTACACCAAACTGCCTCTTTATTCTCTTTG gTGTGTATGGCGACGTGATGAGAGTGAAGATTCTGTTCAATAAGAAGGACAACGCTCTGGTCCAGATGGCTGATGGCACACAGGCTCAGCTAG CGATGAGCCACCTGAACGGGGTGCGTCTTCATGGCCGGTCTCTACGTGTCTCCATGTCTAAACACACCACCGTACAGCTGCCCAGAGAAG GCCATGAGGACCAGGGGTTGACTAAGGACtatgccacctctcctctccaccgtTTTAAGAAGCCTGGCTCCAAAAActacaacaacatctaccctCCCTCTGGCACACTGCACCTCTCCAACATacc tcctGCAGTAGGGGAGGAGGATCTGAAGGCACTGTTCAGCAGTTCAGGAGCTTCAGTCACGGCCTTCAAGTTCTTCCA GAAGGACCGTAAGATGGCTCTGATCCAGATGAGCTCAGTGGAGGAAGCTGTTGAGTGTCTCATCGAGTTCCACAACCATGACCTGGGAGATAACCACCACCTCAGAGTGTCTTTCTCCAAATCTACCATCTAa